The Trichosurus vulpecula isolate mTriVul1 chromosome 3, mTriVul1.pri, whole genome shotgun sequence genome includes a window with the following:
- the TMEM268 gene encoding transmembrane protein 268 — MAYDLPQDPAGAPGPSLTSFSDWGTLVQEDTSCLERRALTNGQLLMVLSTDSTCEAASFNIEVSQEKLKTWGIQVPTEKYKSLIENAILDPQVRRFMFYNSRPFQLAIAVVFYIAMWANLYSTSQMFSLGRHWAAVVLVTLGTILATLILILIFDRHQRKAHTNTDLRLAAANETLMPYHMLLGVTGEVEGCQAVLQLWFVYFHLESCLHSLSDCIRELKANQESVLRDCLNQFQVVVETVVSPAQEEGEENERLAEESPLLPSGGTEPRKGVVTQMVLQHLIPEDAPEVMAQQMLVVFGGLYIRLLVTNQLPETTASRHAESLQSPCPCQFIETHILGAGCCSPLSR; from the exons ATGGCCTATGACCTTCCCCAGGACCCAGCTGGGGCACCTGgaccctccctcacttccttctctgaTTGGGGCACTCTTGTGCAGGAGGATACTTCCTGCCTGGAGAGAAGAG CACTTACCAATGGCCAGCTCCTTATGGTCTTAAGTACTGACAGTACCTGTGAAGCTGCCTCCTTTAACATAGAAGTCTCCCAGGAGAAACTGAAGACCTGGGGGATCCAG GTGCCAACAGAGAAGTACAAGAGTTTAATTGAGAATGCCATCTTAGATCCCCAAGTGAGAAGATTCATGTTCTATAACTCCAGGCCTTTCCAGTTGGCTATTGCTGTG GTTTTCTACATAGCAATGTGGGCTAATCTGTACTCCACCAGCCAGATGTTTTCTTTGGGAAGACACTGGGCAGCTGTGGTTCTTGTGACCCTAGGCACTATATTAGCTAccctcattctcattctcatctttGACAGGCACCAAAGGAAG GCACACACGAATACAGATCTCCGTCTGGCAGCTGCCAACGAAACCCTGATGCCATACCACATGCTCCTGGGGGTGACTGGCGAGGTGGAGGGCTGCCAGGCTGTACTGCAG ctTTGGTTTGTTTACTTCCACTTAGAGAGCTGTCTCCACTCATTATCGGACTGTATCCGAGAACTGAAGGCCAATCAAGAG TCAGTGCTAAGAGACTGCCTGAACCAGTTCCAAGTGGTCGTGGAAACAGTGGTGAGCCCTGcccaggaagagggagaagagaatgaaaggcTGGCTGAGGAATCTCCTTTGCTGCCCAGTGGTGGGACGGAGCCCAGGAAAGGAGTGGTCACACAGATGGTTCTTCAGCACCTCATTCCAGAGGATGCACCAGAG GTGATGGCCCAGCAGATGCTGGTAGTCTTTGGTGGATTATACATCAGGCTCTTGGTGACCAATCAGCTTCCTGAGACTACAGCATCAAGGCACGCAGAGTCATTGCAGAGCCCTTGCCCTTGCCAGTTCATTGAGACTCACATCCTAGGGGCTGGATGTTGTTCCCCCTTGTCGAGGTGA